DNA from Lactobacillus sp. ESL0791:
TGAAAGCATCAATGTAAAGCAGCCAATCTTCTCTATGAGACAACTTATTTTCATTTACCAACTGCTTGATTTTTTCTAATTCAGCAACTGAATTATGATAGAAAGCTTGGGTAATAAGACGAGTAATTGCAGCTTCCATATCCTCTTCTGTCTGCTTTTTATTGCCTAACTGATTAAAAAAATCAGCAATCGAAATATTATTTGCGGTTAAAATAGCCGCTAAATCCTCAGCAGTAATTCGGTGCAGATCCTTTTCGACTTTTGCATAATATGAGGGACTGACAATCCCGTTAACCCACTCTTTCTGAGTTTTTGCATTATCAATGCGGTACTTTTTCAATAATTCGCCGATTGTCATTTCCATTCCTCAAATCTAAAAATATTTTCCAGGCAATAATTATGATAACGAATTTACCAGCACTTTAATCTAATATTGCCTCAATTAGAAAAAAGATCAAGCAGAAAATAAAAAAGCCCTGCTAACTGAGCTATTTTACTAACTATGTTATCAGAGTTTTGGACGCTTATTATTTAGATTGTTTTTGTCTTAAAATAAGAGCAATTAAGCAGCTTATAATTGTAGCTAAAAGCGCTATGCCCCAGTCTGCACCTAATGCTAAATGCAAACTAACTTTAGAAAATTGACCAGAAATTATTGGTACAGAAATTGAAGCGAAACTACCAAACAAATAGAAAAGACTAGTCATTAAACCGCGATGTGCAGGATGTAAATTCATTAATACAGTTAAGCCGATCTGCATAACTCCGCCAGCAGAGCTAAAGCCAAATATTAAACTGGCAAGATTAACAATAGCAGATTGTTTGCTGATTAAAACAACGGTCATTGCAATTAGAGCAATGCCATTACAGCTAATCAGCAGTTTAGTGTTACTAACCTTTTTACGTGATAAAATATATAAACTGATTACTCCAAGCATTGAGCCTAAACTGTAAGCCGACATTAAGCCATGACTAATAATATTAGAATAATGTAAAGTCTCTTTACCATAAATTGTAATCCACTGAGTAAACCAAATCATAAGAGCCATTGAAATATAGCCATAAATACTGAGTAAAACAGTTAAAACGATATTTTTGGTTTTTGTGATCCTGGAAGCTTTTTGGGCTTCTTCTTGAATTTCAACCTGCATATTAGGAAACTTAATTGGCACTAATAAAAGCATATTGATCAAAATTAAAATTCCCATTATTACAAATGACCAGCCATACCAAAGTCTGTTTTGCTGCAGAACAGAAACCAGCAGAGGTAAGATAAATTCACCGATTGATGCAAAGCCTTTTATTAAAATTGTCGCATAGCCCTCACCATGATTAATTTCAACTAA
Protein-coding regions in this window:
- a CDS encoding MFS transporter; protein product: MKTNKELSAHQRLRLTTSLYLNYLVHGFSLIIIAQNMSNLSHTFNTTIAQISFIMSGTGIGRLLGYLLTAYLSDRYSRKTTIVSGMICYLLFAWGVILSPNLTVLYLITALAGLGNSLLDAGTYTTLVEINHGEGYATILIKGFASIGEFILPLLVSVLQQNRLWYGWSFVIMGILILINMLLLVPIKFPNMQVEIQEEAQKASRITKTKNIVLTVLLSIYGYISMALMIWFTQWITIYGKETLHYSNIISHGLMSAYSLGSMLGVISLYILSRKKVSNTKLLISCNGIALIAMTVVLISKQSAIVNLASLIFGFSSAGGVMQIGLTVLMNLHPAHRGLMTSLFYLFGSFASISVPIISGQFSKVSLHLALGADWGIALLATIISCLIALILRQKQSK